In Pseudomonas fluorescens, a genomic segment contains:
- the lysM gene encoding peptidoglycan-binding protein LysM: MSLFSFVKEAGEKLVKLLTPGNANASDDLKKHIEEVGLGNPDVHATVEGDKVTLTGTVASQEEKEKIILAAGNIAGVASVDDQITVTGPVVAAARFVVVKKGDTLSAISLAVYGKASRYNDIFEANKPLLSHPDKIYPGQTLRIPE, encoded by the coding sequence ATGAGTCTTTTTAGCTTTGTTAAGGAAGCCGGCGAGAAGTTGGTCAAGCTGTTGACGCCGGGCAACGCCAACGCCAGTGATGATCTGAAAAAGCACATTGAAGAAGTCGGGCTGGGTAATCCGGATGTTCACGCCACTGTCGAGGGTGACAAGGTCACGCTTACAGGGACCGTGGCCAGTCAGGAAGAGAAAGAAAAAATCATTCTGGCGGCCGGCAACATTGCCGGTGTGGCCAGTGTGGATGACCAGATCACCGTAACCGGCCCGGTAGTTGCCGCCGCCCGTTTCGTCGTGGTGAAAAAGGGCGACACCCTCAGCGCGATTTCCCTGGCGGTTTACGGCAAGGCCAGCCGGTACAACGATATCTTCGAGGCCAACAAGCCGCTGTTGTCTCATCCAGACAAGATTTACCCAGGGCAGACGCTGCGTATTCCTGAGTAA
- the rfbA gene encoding glucose-1-phosphate thymidylyltransferase RfbA: MMKGIVLAGGSGTRLHPITLGVSKQLLPVYDKPMIYYPISVLMLAGIKDILVISTPLDLPQYRNLLGDGSQFGVRFSYAEQPSPDGLAQAFIIGEEFIGDDPVCLILGDNIFHGQHFSDQLRTAAERPSGATVFGYWVKDPERFGVIDFDKDGRALSIEEKPAKPKSPYAVTGLYFYDNDVISIAKAVKPSPRGELEITDINNAYLKRGDLHVERFGRGFAWLDTGTHDSLLEASTYVQTIEHRQGLKVACLEEIAYENGWIDRDYLLERAQYFGKTGYGQYLYMLAGERA; the protein is encoded by the coding sequence ATGATGAAGGGAATCGTATTGGCCGGGGGCTCCGGCACCCGTTTGCACCCCATTACCCTGGGGGTGTCCAAGCAGCTGTTGCCGGTGTATGACAAACCGATGATCTACTACCCGATCTCGGTGCTGATGCTGGCGGGAATCAAGGACATCCTGGTGATTTCCACACCGCTCGACTTGCCCCAATACCGCAACCTGCTGGGGGATGGCAGCCAGTTTGGCGTGCGCTTCAGCTATGCGGAGCAACCCTCGCCAGATGGCCTGGCCCAAGCGTTCATCATCGGTGAAGAGTTCATCGGCGATGATCCGGTCTGCCTGATCCTGGGTGACAACATCTTCCATGGCCAGCACTTCAGTGACCAGCTGCGTACCGCGGCCGAGCGCCCCTCCGGGGCTACCGTATTCGGCTACTGGGTCAAGGACCCGGAGCGTTTCGGGGTGATCGACTTCGACAAAGACGGCCGCGCCCTGTCCATCGAAGAAAAACCGGCCAAGCCCAAATCGCCGTACGCGGTGACCGGCCTGTATTTCTATGACAACGACGTGATCAGCATCGCCAAGGCGGTCAAGCCTTCACCCCGTGGCGAGCTGGAGATTACCGACATCAACAACGCCTACCTCAAGCGCGGCGACCTGCATGTCGAGCGCTTCGGCCGTGGCTTTGCCTGGCTCGACACAGGGACCCATGACAGCCTGCTCGAAGCGTCGACCTATGTGCAGACCATCGAGCATCGCCAGGGGCTGAAAGTAGCGTGCCTGGAAGAAATCGCCTACGAAAATGGCTGGATCGACCGCGATTACCTGCTGGAGCGTGCGCAGTATTTCGGCAAGACCGGCTATGGCCAATACCTGTACATGTTGGCAGGAGAACGCGCGTGA
- the rfbC gene encoding dTDP-4-dehydrorhamnose 3,5-epimerase, translated as MNVVQTCLPDVLILEPKVFGDERGFFYESFNARAFEAATGLKRDFVQDNHSRSQKGVLRGLHYQLEHTQGKLVRVIAGEVLDVAVDIRRSSPHFGQWVGVRLSAQNNRQLWVPEGFAHGFVVLSEHAEFLYKTTDYYQPSAERSILWNDPTLAIDWELTEPPQLSAKDQAGKLLMEADLFP; from the coding sequence GTGAATGTAGTGCAGACCTGCCTGCCCGACGTGCTGATCCTTGAACCGAAAGTGTTCGGCGATGAGCGCGGTTTTTTCTACGAAAGCTTCAACGCCCGCGCGTTCGAGGCGGCTACCGGGCTCAAGCGTGATTTCGTACAGGACAACCACTCACGCTCACAAAAAGGCGTGCTGCGGGGCCTGCACTACCAGCTCGAACACACCCAAGGCAAACTGGTGCGCGTCATCGCCGGCGAAGTGCTGGACGTGGCGGTGGATATTCGCCGCAGCTCGCCGCACTTCGGCCAGTGGGTCGGCGTGCGACTGTCGGCACAGAACAATCGCCAACTGTGGGTGCCGGAAGGCTTCGCCCATGGGTTCGTGGTGCTGAGCGAGCATGCAGAGTTCCTCTACAAGACCACCGACTACTACCAGCCGAGCGCCGAGCGCAGCATCCTGTGGAATGACCCGACGTTGGCCATCGACTGGGAATTGACTGAACCGCCGCAACTGTCCGCCAAAGACCAGGCGGGCAAACTGTTGATGGAGGCCGACCTGTTCCCATGA
- a CDS encoding YiiD C-terminal domain-containing protein: MSRDSRYLESILHHDIPLTREMGLKVLDWQHGQLRLHLPLQANINHKSTMFGGSLYCGAVLAGWGWLHLQLREEGIEDGHIVIQEGQISYPLPVTQDATAICAAPEEKVWKRFLATYKRYGRARLTLDTWIVNEGSEELAVTFTGQYVLHR; the protein is encoded by the coding sequence ATGAGCCGCGACAGCCGTTACCTGGAATCCATCCTCCACCACGACATCCCCCTGACCCGTGAAATGGGCCTCAAGGTGCTCGACTGGCAACACGGCCAACTGCGATTGCACCTGCCCTTGCAAGCCAATATCAACCACAAGAGCACCATGTTCGGTGGCAGCCTCTATTGCGGCGCGGTGCTGGCGGGTTGGGGCTGGCTGCACCTGCAACTGCGCGAGGAAGGAATTGAAGACGGGCATATCGTGATTCAGGAAGGGCAGATCAGCTATCCGCTGCCCGTGACGCAAGACGCGACCGCCATTTGCGCGGCGCCGGAGGAGAAGGTGTGGAAGCGCTTTTTAGCCACCTACAAGCGCTATGGCCGGGCGCGGTTGACGTTGGACACGTGGATCGTAAATGAGGGCAGTGAAGAGCTGGCAGTGACTTTCACCGGCCAGTACGTCCTGCACCGCTGA
- the nudE gene encoding ADP compounds hydrolase NudE, translating to MRQKPTVLAREIVASSRLFRVEEVQLRFSNGVERTYERLVGRGAGYGAVMIVAMIDADHALLVEEYCGGTDEYELSLPKGLIEPGEDVLAAADRELKEEAGYGARQLEHLTELSLSPGYMSQKIQVVLATDLYEERLEGDEPEPMRVDRVNLRELSQLAQNEQFSEGRALAALYLVRDLLTQRGAFSA from the coding sequence ATGCGCCAGAAACCCACCGTCCTCGCCCGCGAAATAGTCGCCAGTAGCCGTTTGTTCCGCGTGGAGGAAGTGCAATTGCGCTTTTCCAATGGCGTTGAACGCACCTACGAGCGCCTGGTGGGACGTGGTGCCGGGTACGGCGCGGTGATGATCGTGGCAATGATCGACGCCGACCATGCGCTGCTGGTGGAAGAGTACTGCGGTGGCACCGACGAATACGAGCTGTCCTTGCCCAAGGGGCTGATCGAGCCCGGCGAGGACGTGCTGGCGGCGGCGGACCGCGAGCTCAAGGAGGAAGCCGGTTATGGCGCCCGCCAGTTGGAGCACCTCACTGAGCTGTCACTGTCCCCCGGCTATATGAGCCAGAAAATCCAGGTGGTGCTGGCCACCGACCTCTATGAAGAACGCCTGGAAGGTGATGAACCTGAACCGATGCGCGTGGACAGGGTCAACCTGCGCGAGTTGTCGCAACTGGCGCAAAATGAGCAGTTCAGCGAAGGCCGCGCGCTGGCTGCGTTGTATCTGGTACGAGACCTGTTGACCCAGCGAGGAGCGTTTAGCGCATGA
- a CDS encoding sigma-54-dependent transcriptional regulator, with translation MSIDNQIQVVLIDDDPHLRQALCQTLDLAGLKVLPLGEATGLTARLSRDWPGVVVSDIRMPGMDGLELLAELHGQDPELPVLLITGHGDVPLAVQAMRAGAYDFLEKPFASDALLDSVRRALALRRLVLDNRSLRLALSDRQQLSTRLVGHSPQMLRLREQIGALAATRADVLILGETGAGKEVVARALHDLSNRRSGPFVAINAGALAESVVESELFGHEPGAFTGAQKRRIGKFEFANGGTLFLDEIESMSLDVQVKLLRLLQERVVERLGGNQLIPLDIRIIAATKEDLRQAADQGRFRADLYYRLNVAPLRIPPLRERGEDALMLFQHFADEASSRHGLPLHELQPGQRALLLRHNWPGNVRELQNAAERFALGLELALDNTPDNPVTGVLTSTPGGLSEQVEQFEKSLIAAELTRPHSSLRSLAEALGVPRKTLHDKLRKHGLNFADSSNQGADDE, from the coding sequence ATGAGTATCGATAACCAGATTCAGGTGGTGTTGATCGACGACGATCCACACTTGCGTCAGGCCCTGTGCCAGACCCTGGACCTGGCCGGGCTGAAGGTCCTGCCCCTGGGCGAAGCCACCGGCCTCACCGCGCGCTTGTCGCGGGACTGGCCGGGGGTCGTGGTCAGCGATATCCGCATGCCCGGCATGGACGGCCTGGAGCTGCTCGCCGAACTGCACGGCCAGGACCCGGAGCTGCCGGTGCTGCTGATCACCGGCCACGGCGACGTGCCGTTGGCGGTGCAAGCCATGCGCGCGGGTGCCTACGACTTCCTCGAAAAACCCTTCGCCAGCGACGCCCTGCTCGACAGCGTGCGCCGCGCCCTGGCCCTGCGTCGCCTGGTCCTGGACAACCGCAGCCTGCGCCTGGCCCTCAGCGATCGCCAGCAACTGAGCACACGCCTGGTCGGGCACTCGCCCCAAATGCTGCGCCTGCGCGAACAGATCGGCGCACTGGCAGCGACCCGCGCCGATGTACTGATCCTGGGTGAAACCGGGGCCGGCAAGGAAGTGGTGGCCCGTGCGCTGCACGACCTGTCGAACCGGCGCAGCGGGCCATTCGTGGCGATCAACGCCGGGGCGCTGGCGGAGTCGGTGGTGGAAAGCGAACTGTTTGGCCATGAACCCGGCGCGTTTACCGGGGCGCAGAAGCGCCGGATCGGCAAGTTCGAATTCGCCAATGGCGGCACGCTGTTCCTTGATGAAATCGAAAGCATGAGCCTGGATGTACAGGTCAAACTGCTGCGCCTGTTACAGGAACGCGTGGTCGAACGCCTTGGCGGCAATCAGTTGATCCCGCTGGATATCCGCATCATCGCGGCCACCAAGGAAGACTTGCGCCAGGCCGCCGACCAGGGCCGCTTCCGTGCCGACTTGTACTACCGCCTCAACGTCGCACCGTTGCGCATTCCGCCGCTGCGCGAACGGGGCGAAGACGCACTGATGCTGTTCCAGCACTTTGCCGACGAAGCCAGCAGCCGCCACGGCCTGCCACTGCACGAGCTGCAACCAGGCCAACGTGCGTTGCTGTTGCGCCACAACTGGCCGGGCAATGTGCGCGAACTGCAGAACGCCGCAGAACGCTTTGCCCTCGGCCTGGAGTTGGCGCTGGATAACACCCCGGACAATCCGGTAACCGGCGTGCTGACCTCGACCCCGGGCGGCTTGAGCGAACAGGTCGAGCAGTTCGAAAAAAGCCTGATCGCCGCCGAACTGACCCGCCCCCACAGTTCCCTGCGCAGCCTCGCCGAAGCCCTGGGCGTACCGCGCAAGACCTTGCACGACAAACTTCGCAAGCACGGCCTGAACTTCGCCGACAGCAGCAACCAAGGCGCTGACGACGAATGA
- the cysQ gene encoding 3'(2'),5'-bisphosphate nucleotidase CysQ: MSELFLGHPFIAPVIELARQAGEVILPYWRAEVAVTSKADDSPVTAADLAAHHLILAGLTALDPSIPVLSEEDADIDQSVRAGWQRWWLVDPLDGTKEFIAGSEEFTVNIALIEQGRVIFGVVSMPTNGRCYFGGAGLGAWRSDVNEAPRQIQVRETPAAGEAFTVVASRRHTSPEQERLLNGLSEGVGELKLANIGSSLKFCLLAEGSADCYPRLAPTSQWDTAAAQGVLEGAGGEVLELSGEPFSYPARASLLNPFFLALPAKAAWRERLLTLARS, encoded by the coding sequence ATGAGCGAACTGTTTTTAGGCCACCCGTTTATCGCCCCTGTGATCGAACTGGCTCGCCAGGCGGGTGAAGTCATCCTGCCGTACTGGCGCGCCGAAGTGGCGGTGACGTCCAAGGCTGACGATTCGCCGGTGACGGCCGCGGACCTGGCCGCCCATCACCTGATTCTCGCCGGTTTGACAGCCCTGGACCCGAGTATCCCGGTGTTGTCCGAAGAAGACGCCGATATCGACCAGAGCGTACGCGCCGGCTGGCAGCGGTGGTGGCTGGTGGACCCGCTGGATGGCACCAAGGAATTTATCGCCGGCAGTGAAGAATTTACCGTCAACATTGCGTTGATCGAACAGGGCCGTGTGATATTTGGCGTGGTATCCATGCCCACCAACGGCCGGTGCTACTTCGGCGGCGCAGGGCTTGGCGCGTGGCGTTCGGACGTGAATGAAGCGCCCAGGCAGATCCAGGTACGCGAGACTCCGGCGGCGGGTGAAGCCTTCACCGTGGTTGCCAGCCGTCGGCATACCAGCCCAGAGCAGGAGCGTTTGCTCAATGGCTTGAGCGAAGGGGTGGGGGAGTTGAAGCTGGCGAATATCGGCAGTTCGTTGAAATTCTGCCTATTGGCCGAAGGCAGCGCCGATTGCTATCCGCGCCTGGCGCCGACCTCGCAGTGGGATACCGCTGCGGCGCAGGGTGTATTGGAAGGGGCGGGCGGCGAGGTACTGGAGTTGAGTGGCGAGCCGTTCAGCTACCCGGCGCGGGCATCGTTGTTGAACCCCTTCTTCCTGGCGTTACCGGCGAAGGCGGCGTGGCGTGAACGCTTGCTGACTTTGGCAAGATCTTAA
- the rfbD gene encoding dTDP-4-dehydrorhamnose reductase: MSRPLKILITGQHGQVSLALQQKLQGLGELIVLGRDQLDLANVEQIRQQVRAHRPGLIINAAAHTAVDQAESEPDAAFAVNAIAPGILAEEAKALGIPLIHYSTDYVFDGSKPAPYTEADVPNPLGVYGQSKLAGERAIAAVGGQYLILRTSWVYSSHGKNFLLTMQRLLQEKPQMRIVADQIGAPTWAGTIANSTRTLIERWQAGQAGDWGIYHLTAQGETSWFGFAQAIGEHLRAAGKPCAELEAIPSSAYPTPAKRPLNSRLDCSRLRQQWQVGQPQWQDALRECLAEQH, translated from the coding sequence ATGAGCCGCCCTTTAAAAATCCTCATCACCGGCCAACACGGCCAGGTCTCCCTGGCGCTGCAACAAAAGCTCCAGGGCCTGGGCGAACTCATCGTGCTGGGCCGCGACCAGCTTGACCTGGCCAACGTCGAGCAGATTCGTCAGCAGGTCCGTGCCCATCGCCCCGGCCTGATCATCAACGCCGCAGCGCACACCGCGGTCGATCAGGCCGAAAGCGAACCGGACGCGGCTTTCGCCGTCAACGCCATCGCTCCCGGCATCCTCGCCGAGGAAGCCAAGGCCCTGGGCATCCCGCTGATCCATTACTCCACCGACTACGTGTTCGACGGCAGTAAACCTGCGCCCTACACCGAAGCCGATGTGCCGAACCCACTGGGTGTGTATGGCCAAAGCAAGCTGGCCGGTGAGCGGGCGATCGCCGCCGTGGGTGGCCAATACCTGATCCTGCGCACCAGTTGGGTCTATTCCAGCCACGGCAAGAACTTCCTGCTGACCATGCAACGCCTGCTGCAAGAGAAACCGCAGATGCGCATCGTCGCCGACCAGATCGGTGCTCCGACCTGGGCCGGTACCATCGCCAACAGCACCCGCACGTTGATCGAGCGCTGGCAGGCCGGCCAGGCGGGCGATTGGGGCATCTATCACCTGACCGCCCAGGGCGAGACGTCATGGTTCGGCTTCGCCCAGGCGATTGGCGAGCATCTGCGTGCTGCGGGCAAACCCTGCGCCGAGCTGGAAGCGATCCCTTCCAGCGCCTACCCGACGCCGGCCAAGCGCCCCCTGAACTCGCGCCTCGATTGCAGCCGCCTGCGCCAGCAGTGGCAGGTTGGCCAGCCACAGTGGCAAGACGCATTGCGCGAGTGTCTTGCCGAGCAGCACTAG
- the yrfG gene encoding GMP/IMP nucleotidase has protein sequence MPSLPWHAIDTVLLDMDGTLLDLHYDNHFWMEHLPQRYAQLHGVSRAMAEMELQPLFERNAGQLQWYCLDFWSTELNIPVRELKLETAHLIALRPGADTFLAAIKQAGKRVILITNAHRDSLSLKLERIELAPYFERLISSHDYGFAKENPQFWDALQADIRFDPARSLFIDDTLPILRSAQKFGVGHLLAVKEPDSQKGPKDTGEFAAVEDYRDLIVGL, from the coding sequence ATGCCCTCTTTGCCCTGGCACGCCATCGACACTGTCCTGCTGGACATGGACGGCACCCTGCTCGACCTGCATTACGACAACCATTTCTGGATGGAACACCTGCCTCAGCGCTACGCCCAGTTGCATGGTGTGAGTCGGGCCATGGCCGAGATGGAGTTGCAGCCGCTGTTCGAGCGTAACGCCGGACAGTTGCAATGGTATTGCCTGGATTTCTGGAGCACCGAACTGAACATTCCGGTGCGCGAGCTCAAGCTGGAAACCGCCCACCTGATCGCCCTGCGCCCAGGTGCCGATACCTTTCTGGCGGCGATCAAACAGGCCGGAAAACGGGTGATCCTGATCACCAACGCTCATCGTGACTCGCTGTCATTGAAGTTGGAACGCATTGAGTTGGCGCCGTATTTCGAGCGATTGATCAGCTCCCACGACTACGGTTTCGCCAAGGAAAACCCGCAGTTCTGGGATGCCTTGCAAGCCGATATCCGGTTCGACCCGGCGCGCAGCCTGTTTATCGACGACACGTTGCCGATCCTGCGCAGCGCCCAGAAATTTGGCGTGGGGCATTTGCTGGCGGTGAAAGAGCCGGACAGCCAAAAAGGGCCCAAGGACACCGGGGAATTTGCCGCAGTCGAGGATTACCGGGACCTTATTGTCGGACTTTGA
- a CDS encoding sensor histidine kinase, with product MTPPLPRRPRWRSLALLALCLAPLLWPLEHLAERYYRSELAGQNRQTLDLYVANLLGTLHRYEVLPQILGDLPALRTALEAPDVSTNLVNANLLLKDVAAQAGVEVMYLMDTTGKTLAASNWDKQDSFVGRNFSFRPYFSEAMAGRLGRFFGLGTTSAKRGYFFAAAVRNGEKIIGVLVVKVDLDHTESLWGNTPEQLLVTDHNGVVILTSRPQWRFRATRPLTDEERQAIIAIQPYPTRDPQPLTLSSTAWLRQSTAIAETGWNVEILAPRSLINRPVRTVVAVGGATLLVLMLLLGLMMQRRRHYLERIAFEAKARRELEMRVVERTSDLEGLNRRLKQEVLEREHAQQELVRAQDDLVQAGKLSALGTMSASISHELNQPLAAIRSYAENAEILLDHERTNDARGNLKLISELTGRMASIIAHLRAFARRDRHAPESVALQPALDDALALLAKRRRSMEVELIRDLPEATLWVEAGETRLRQVLGNLLANALDALTEKGPPRKLWLSAQTTEQGVNLYIRDNGPGFCMEALGRASEPFYTTKTRTQGLGLGLAICDTLMRAFGGELLFANHKEGGALLTLKLRAGSPGVSLQPSEDRSV from the coding sequence ATGACTCCACCTCTCCCGCGAAGACCCCGCTGGCGCAGCCTCGCCCTGCTGGCGCTGTGCCTGGCGCCGCTGCTGTGGCCGCTGGAGCACCTGGCCGAGCGTTATTACCGCAGCGAACTGGCCGGGCAGAACCGCCAGACCCTCGACCTCTACGTCGCCAACCTGCTGGGCACGCTGCACCGCTACGAGGTGCTGCCGCAAATCCTCGGTGACTTGCCGGCCTTGCGCACCGCGCTGGAGGCACCGGACGTCAGCACCAACCTGGTCAACGCCAACCTGCTGCTCAAGGACGTCGCCGCCCAGGCCGGGGTAGAAGTGATGTACCTGATGGACACCACCGGCAAGACCCTTGCCGCGTCCAATTGGGACAAGCAGGACAGCTTCGTCGGGCGCAACTTTTCGTTCCGCCCGTATTTCAGCGAAGCCATGGCCGGGCGGCTGGGACGGTTCTTCGGCCTGGGCACCACCTCGGCCAAGCGCGGTTACTTCTTCGCCGCCGCCGTGCGCAATGGCGAAAAAATCATCGGCGTGCTGGTGGTCAAGGTCGACCTGGACCACACCGAAAGCCTGTGGGGCAACACCCCCGAACAACTATTGGTAACCGACCATAACGGCGTGGTGATCCTCACGTCGCGCCCGCAATGGCGATTCCGCGCCACCCGGCCGCTGACCGATGAAGAGCGCCAGGCCATCATCGCCATCCAGCCCTACCCGACCCGCGACCCGCAACCGCTGACCCTGAGTTCCACGGCATGGTTGCGCCAATCCACTGCGATCGCCGAGACCGGCTGGAACGTGGAAATCCTCGCGCCACGCTCACTGATCAACCGCCCGGTGCGCACGGTAGTGGCCGTAGGTGGCGCCACGCTGCTGGTATTGATGTTGCTGCTGGGGTTGATGATGCAGCGCCGCCGTCATTACCTGGAGCGCATCGCCTTTGAAGCCAAGGCCCGTCGCGAGCTGGAGATGCGCGTGGTCGAGAGGACCAGCGACCTGGAAGGGCTCAATCGCCGCCTGAAACAGGAGGTACTGGAACGCGAACACGCCCAGCAGGAACTGGTGCGCGCCCAGGATGATTTGGTGCAAGCGGGCAAACTGTCGGCACTGGGCACCATGTCGGCGAGTATCAGCCACGAACTCAACCAACCCCTGGCGGCGATTCGCAGCTATGCCGAAAACGCCGAAATCCTCCTCGACCATGAACGCACCAACGATGCGCGCGGCAATCTCAAGCTGATCAGCGAACTGACCGGGCGCATGGCCTCGATCATCGCCCACCTGCGTGCGTTCGCCCGCCGCGATCGGCACGCGCCGGAAAGCGTCGCCCTGCAACCGGCGCTGGACGATGCCCTGGCGTTGCTGGCCAAGCGACGGCGTTCGATGGAAGTGGAACTGATCCGCGATTTGCCCGAGGCAACCTTGTGGGTAGAGGCCGGCGAAACGCGCCTGCGCCAGGTGCTGGGCAACCTGCTGGCCAATGCCCTCGACGCCCTCACTGAAAAAGGCCCGCCGCGCAAACTCTGGCTGAGTGCCCAAACCACCGAACAGGGCGTCAACCTGTACATTCGCGATAATGGCCCTGGCTTTTGCATGGAAGCACTGGGCCGCGCCAGCGAGCCGTTCTACACCACCAAGACCCGCACCCAGGGCCTGGGGTTGGGCCTGGCCATCTGTGACACGCTGATGCGCGCCTTTGGCGGCGAGCTGCTGTTTGCCAACCACAAGGAAGGCGGCGCGCTGTTAACCTTGAAATTGCGTGCCGGCTCGCCGGGCGTCAGTCTGCAACCGTCCGAGGACCGCAGTGTATGA
- the rfbB gene encoding dTDP-glucose 4,6-dehydratase: MRILITGGAGFIGSALIRHLIQHTEHEVLNLDKLTYAGNLESLTSIASNSRYEFVQADIVDQATVSAVLARFEPQAIMHLAAESHVDRSIDGPSDFIQTNIVGTYSLLEAARAYWQKLDEPAKRAFRFHHISTDEVYGDLHGVDDLFTETTPYAPSSPYSASKAASDHLVRAWQRTYGLPVLLTNCSNNYGPFHFPEKLIPLVILNALAGKPLPVYGDGLQVRDWLFVEDHARALLKVVTEGVVGETYNIGGHNEQKNIDVVRGICALLEELAPQRPAGVEQFTDLITFVKDRPGHDQRYAIDASKIERELDWVPQETFETGLRKTVQWYLDNLEWCRRVQDGSYQGERLGNTDFKDLIA; encoded by the coding sequence ATGCGCATTCTCATCACCGGCGGCGCTGGTTTTATCGGCTCCGCCCTGATCCGCCACCTGATCCAGCACACCGAGCACGAAGTGCTCAACCTGGACAAACTCACCTACGCCGGCAACCTGGAGTCGCTGACCAGCATCGCGTCCAACAGCCGCTATGAGTTCGTACAGGCCGATATCGTCGACCAGGCCACCGTCAGCGCCGTGCTCGCGCGCTTCGAGCCGCAGGCGATCATGCACCTGGCGGCCGAGTCCCATGTCGACCGCTCCATCGATGGCCCGTCGGATTTTATCCAGACCAATATCGTCGGCACCTACAGCCTGCTGGAGGCCGCCCGAGCCTATTGGCAAAAGCTCGACGAGCCCGCCAAGCGCGCGTTCCGCTTCCATCACATCTCCACCGATGAAGTGTATGGCGACCTGCATGGCGTGGACGACCTGTTCACCGAAACCACGCCCTATGCGCCCAGCTCGCCCTACTCGGCCAGCAAGGCCGCGTCCGACCATCTGGTACGCGCCTGGCAGCGTACCTATGGGCTGCCGGTGCTGCTAACCAATTGTTCGAACAACTACGGGCCGTTCCACTTCCCTGAAAAGCTGATCCCGCTGGTGATCCTCAATGCCCTGGCGGGCAAGCCGTTGCCGGTCTATGGCGATGGCTTGCAGGTGCGCGACTGGCTGTTCGTAGAAGACCACGCCCGCGCATTGCTCAAGGTGGTGACCGAAGGTGTGGTCGGCGAGACCTACAACATTGGCGGGCATAACGAGCAGAAAAACATCGACGTGGTGCGCGGCATCTGCGCCCTGCTCGAAGAGCTGGCGCCGCAGCGCCCGGCCGGTGTCGAGCAATTCACCGACCTGATCACCTTCGTCAAGGATCGCCCCGGCCACGACCAGCGCTATGCGATCGACGCCAGCAAGATCGAGCGCGAACTGGACTGGGTCCCACAGGAAACCTTTGAAACCGGGCTGCGCAAGACCGTGCAGTGGTACCTCGACAACCTAGAGTGGTGCCGCAGGGTCCAGGACGGCAGTTATCAGGGCGAACGATTGGGCAACACCGACTTTAAGGATCTGATTGCATGA